The Hippocampus zosterae strain Florida chromosome 20, ASM2543408v3, whole genome shotgun sequence nucleotide sequence GAGCAatttttgtgttgatgtgaCGGTAGTTGGAGTCACCTATTTTTCCACAATGGTCTATTCCAATCGCACTTTGTGTTGCGTCATCGACTTTGTATTTGGAGggctattttggggggggggggggggggcggtacttGGTGCAAAAAAGATTGACAACCACTGCCTTGGACCATATGCATGGATGATATTCAGGAATGTGGTGGCCGGATTCCTGAAGCACAGATGAAAACAGAGCAGAGGTAGCTCCCGCCCccaccaaaggaaaaaaaacatagtgGGGTGAAGTGTCCTGCTGAGATCCAAGTGTAGTAACATGAAAGTCATATCACGGCTGCTGATGGGCCTCCCAAGTTGACTCAAGAAGAGATGCAAATAAAGCAGTCATccgaaccccccacccccacccgccacTCAGATAAGAGTTTCCTCTGCAACTCAGAACTCTATAGCCCGCCTCTGCTCGCTGTACCCCCCGCCATACTTTTGACCTGGCCCCACCGCAAGATATTCTCTGCTGATTGGAAGCACCGCAGGAAGAAAAATGTCTTGTCAATCAAAGAAAGCGGTTTGTGTTAGCAGCACAAACTTGGAGGACCAACGCCGTACCAGTCAATCCAAAAGGCACGTAAAGAAAGGCAAGCGTTAAAGTCCAACCTCACTGTTGGTTACTTCGCAGGAATGGAGGTCAGCCGTGTGAACAGTTACACTACGATGCCAGCGAGCTTCCTCCTGCGGCGCTTGCCACGCCCCGCGTACTGGCAAATCTGCAAGGGGGATGACAGATTGTgtgcaatccatttttttttgactgagggTCAATTATTAACAGCAACACTCGGTATTGTTGAGCAAACTCTCGGGAACAGGCTGTCGGTTGGTCGCGGGCCCAGACACGAGTGTTGTGAAAGTGTTGTGCAGGAATGTAGCGGCAGGTCTGGACGTGAACTTCCGCATTGGGCAGGAAGGAGgctgtcaaaaaagaaaaagaaaaaaagaagcagcgGATGAGCTAACGCTCGGCAACACACCCGAAAAATAACGCTCGCCGCTATTGAGAGGCCTTGTTTTGCTGgacaacttttcttttttttttttttaaactgatgtCCATGACGGCTTTTTCGTGACGGATATATACATCCACccttatttatatacagtatatttacacacacacgcagattgGAAAAGGTGAGTTCAAGTGATTTGTTAGTAGCGCTTCTGCTTTTCTGTCCTTTTGTTATTCATTGCGACAATTTTGAAATTATTGACATTGGAACATTTGGTGGCAAGAAGATGCGCTTTTATTCAAAACATGTTGGAAATTTTTATCGAAAGGTTTAAAAAGATCAAAAGCATTGCATAGACAAAGGacagacattttgtgtgtgtgtgtgtgtgtgtgtgtgtgtgtgtgtgtgtgtgtggaccctTCTTGCACATGTGAGTCCTACGTTATATAAAAAGATAAAGTCGAAGCGAGCAGGGATAACGTAAATGCAGAAGTCACACGCCCGCCTGtggtttattttacatttctcttaacccatttaatcccaccggtcacatttgtgaaggacaataatgatttaatttacagggcTCTAAAATTTTTTCATTACTGGTAACTTAAAAGGGCTCccaatgacacctgattttgatttttaaatgtctgggaaaTTTTTTTGATTAAATGGGTGAATGCCAGAAGTGGTTAGTTTTTTCTTTCGTgttgtatctttttttaatttatttttaaactgacCCATAGCGTATTGCTGAGCGGAAAAGGGGCCCAATGGTGCAAAGAGACACATGGGCAGAACGCAGACATAATCATAATCATGCAAAAATAATACCTGTCGGACTGAAAAGTCATTTGGTTCACTGGCTGCAATTGAAGGACAAAAAATATCGGGACAAGTACTTTTGTGCTTTGAAGCGTATAAAATGCGCACTAAAACTGGGTGTCGGCTTTCACACATTTCTACCGAGTGTGACTTTGACATGATGACATCACGTTTCTGTACGCCACTTGATGACTGGCAAAGTGAAGTCGcgaaagggggcggggcgaTTAGGTTTAGTTTATAACAACAATGACATTTCTGTGCACAcaaatttttttctgtcttttatgaATTTGCAAAATGTGTTCTGGGGAAGAAGACAAACACTGGACTTACTTTCAAAGTGTGTTCCCAAAGCTTTGCCAAAATTTTGTggtaatcaaaaacaaaacaaatacacattaccggtacttgtatggTTGTGACTTTGTCGTCATTTGCTTAAGCATTACAACATAGCGAGTGCTAAATAGCAaccacttcctcttcctcagaGGTGAAGTTGTTTTGGTGTGGAAGTGATACGAACCTAAAAGCAGTGACACAAGCACGTTCCGATGAGAATTGAAGAggattttgttaaaaaaaaaagtgaggcctTTAAAATGTAGCATACCTTTGCTTTGGAAATGATTACATTGGCTTGAATTCTGCTCCAGATCAAAAAGTAACCATGACCTCCGCGAGCCCAAACAAGCCTGTGAAGAGAGAGAcaccatgaaaagaaaaacatggccGCGGGttattgaaaacaaaagctAACTTTTGATCCCGTCCTGTTTTGCGTGGAGCCTGGGTGATTGTGTTGCGTGTCTGTTTAACGCGGTCTCTGGACCCCGCATGCAAATGTAATGTCAGCGAAGGCGTTCAAAAGCCACAGAAAATGTCACGTGTGTTTCACGCATCGTACGATCCTTTCAAATGGATTTGCTCGGCTCCTTCCGCACATTCCTCGCCTGCCGTTTGTCACATgtgtgttgtttcatcgtgtggacctgatatggactgttttcagcgctttttggccacgacattcgtcaaaggagcagtatctgtgcttggtggttgcgccttctcggcagcacgcctgtaccagcacagattttgattgggaggaatgtcggcgccattgactgttggtgctggacagacctggggcgcttgtgttttttgcgccagtaatgggcagcatttttcacaaccccgatttgttcagtggctatgtcagcgctgttggacagttggcgttggtgcggctggatggatggccgctgaagttgaggatgaggagagaggagcgttggcgaagagcgccgatgcgtatttggaaccgtgagtcgccgcttggaattgaaatggatttccatgggacaggagaagtgaaccaatctcttttttcgtcaatggatgctacagcttcttgttgactttgaaacttagcttgtagccgacgtgtgcacattttgagcatgacgtctctgatccactggttaaaagacactttgattctctcctctttcatctcaaactgcttcaaacaacaaagcgtgtgacggaaaagtggttaggactgcacgactgtccgtgttttatgttatgtgttatgtttattattttactttatgttaactgttttgtaaagcgctttgttacagctgccgctgttgtgaaagcgctatataaatcagcatgtattgtattgtattgtattgtataacagCTCCATCCAGCTTACACTCGGCAGATATTAACAtacatgctaacatgctaaccctccacgattttatttttaagtataCAATAttcacaacatttcaaaattgcATTATATTACCATGACACAAACTTACATTTTCAAAGCTAcaattgacaataaaagcattttcacttGAGCCGGCAGCACTTCACACATGTCAATTACTATGGCGATTGTAAATGTGGCGCATGTAGCTTTCCCTCTCACCGTCACCACTTTGACAACTTCACGCAGCAATCAAGTCTGTGCTGCTTATCACGAAGCTAATGTCATTAGCTAACACCAATCTGAGCATTAACTGAAACTCaacgcagctctgcttacccttTGACTTGGTTGTTCAATCTCAGACTTAGTTGATGCAACTGCACTGCAACTATTTGTAACGTGTcattaaaaagtcacttttccgTGATTTGTCCCCTTTTCTGTGACAGATGGACGACATCGACGCCATGTTCAGCGACCTGCTGGGCGAGATGGACCTCCTGACGCAGGtcagccccgccccctcaccaTGACAACTGATATAGGAATTTCCCTTCTCTATGTTTTCAAATCAGATTGGAATCGACaagttgcatgtgtttgtttttaagtgaATTAACTGAAAAAATAATGCGTTATAGGCCCCAAGTGTTTTCTCCAGGCTGCCGTTAGCTAACTGAACGCCATCAAAAATGGGAAGGGGTGATAAATACAAGAAGTACATGAGGGGGGCTCAGAGAGGGCGGGGGGGCGTTTGGTGAAATGTAAGCTCCAGATAAGAGTTGAGTCGTTGGTGAGAACGTTGGCATGTCAGTTAGGCTTTTAGTCAGTCGTGTAATGCGCGATGgtagtggaccccaaaaaaacagggaggcaggagaacCAGGGAGTACTGATCAAAATCTATGAACAGAAACACTTCCAGTAACTATcaccatgatgaccaacaggtgcgatGCTGGAGGAGAATCCCTCTAGTGCCACCTATagttcacaaacagaacaaaaccaTGACAGTCAActgtgaaacaaaaccaaatctgatctaaaaacaaaaaacagaatcatAACCTAATCGTTCGACAAGCAAATTGGCCTGGCTTCAATTTTTATAGCGCGCTTCAGAGCACTCGCCAATGTGTTGCTGATTAGCTGACAGTGCACTGTGCGCATATATGTAACAACACACACTGACTGTTTTTCTCTCCCTGGCAGAGTTTGGGACAAGAATCAGCGCCGCCCCCCTCATCTCCACCCGAAGCCGAGCAAGAAGTCAACCTCTCCATCGGCTTCACGGACCTCAATGGTGATGTTGTGTTCACTGTTGTTCTTTATTAGTTCACCTGCACAGCATTGGCATGACGCAAAATAGCTAAAGGTCAAACCTTTGCTATGTGTTAGTCCACAATCCATAATAaaaattgttgtttgtgttccttAAATCATTCAATGTCCACCCAATTTCAAATTGGGTTAGTCAACTAGTATCGGGGACCGACTGGCTTTTATAGTTAGAGCCTTGGAATTCACCTGAAATGGcagtttcaaaccaaaatggccaacCGACTACCCCTTTGACTTTTGTCATCGGTCCTTGAGGCTTGTTCAAGTGTTCACCAAATTTGGTGTTGTTTGGCAAAACTTGGCCCGTGACAGCCCTGGAATTATATTTTGAACTAAAATGATTGACTTCCTGCTCAATTTCCAGCAAAGATCTTCCTGCCTTGGCACTACGGCTGAAAACGAGCATTCATGCTAAATCCAGCGCAATTACACTGTTTAgtcttgtgttgattaatgtgcactgtcccaatgaaacaaaataaagaaataaatcctGCTTCCTGTCACGATAGACatgtccaccaaatttcatttttatcGGTAAAATTGGCGTCTCAGCTCTCTGCTGTGAAATTTACCTGAAATGGCTGCTtctaaccaaaatggccgactcccTGTTCACTTTCTTACATGGGGCCTTCAGACTTTTTTGTGTCCAACCAATTTTGTGTCAATTAGTGAAATTGGTATCAGGGGCTGATTCTTCCTTTGCAAGAAGCATTCACGGTACTAAGCGAGTACAACTATTAGATTTCGGTTATCATCCTAATGGGGTACATGGGTATATTTTTTGAGTGGAGGGACCGACTGTCCTGTTTGTCTCGTTGTGGCCCGCATGTGGAGAAGTATTTCAAGTTGCTTGGCAGCACATGTGGTAGCTGTTAAAAGCGGGACAAAGATTAAATTGTGCGTCGGGGCCCGAATAACTTGACGTCCGCCTCTGAAGCTGTAAAACAAGGCCTCAGCtataacaataaaacaatgataAGAATAAGTATTAAAATGAGATCAAGCCACTTTTTGGGTCACGGGAAGCGCAAAAGTGTTGACTCTGTGTTCATCGGGGTGAGTGGAAGGTTACGAAAGGACACGAGTCCACTTCTGCTACAGTTGGGAAGGGTTCATAAAACAAATTAAGCAACAATACAGGACATCTATTGACTCCAAGCAGACAAAGAGGCTTTTGATTTACTTTCAGGAAGTGAGCATGCTCATAAATACACCATATTTAATAGCTGCTGGGCCTCATTGTGCCCTATTTTTGTTCCTTCATATGTCATGTATGGATTTAATGGTCTACCTAACTTCTAATGTTGCAACTGTACAGAATTATttatcgatttatttatttacctttGTTTCATATTTACACCTTatcaaggacagcggttactaccatcaggttacaggttagcattattggtgcatgaaagggttcatgtgGAAACCTCTGTCAAACGTGAGCATCATATTTATTGTTCTGTAATATTTCTTCTTTATATCATATTTATTGTACCATATTGACATacgaaatgtaaaaatgtatatgttTGGTGTACAGGTAAACGAGAGCGGTCATGTCCGCTACTGACCTGATATTTGCCTTGATTTGATGACAGCGTCTCTGAATGAGCTGGAGGACAACGACTTGGATGCTCTGATGGCCGACTTGGTGGCCGACCTCAACGCCACAGAGGAGAAGCTGGCGGCCGAGATTGGGGGTCTGAAGGAGCCTCAGCCCGAGCCTTTTCCGCCTCCGAGCGTCGGCCCCGCCTCCTCAAACCCTCCGCTCTCCAGCGACTCGTCCACCGCCTTCCCCTCGTCCACCGCGTCCACTTTACCGCCTCCACCCCCGCAATCTAGCAAACCTACGATGGTGAGTCCACAACAGCttctgattctttttttctccacacacacacacaaaaaaagccaaacagctGGAACACATCATACTCATGCAGAGTGGAACATAGTTTATGATCTGCAATGTTCCATATTTACATCAAATTTGATGTTCTGCACACCTCTAAGGTAGCTTGTTTACATTGTACTTAATGAGATCCAGTAGAAGAACTGTTCCACTCATGCATTCTTCATAAAAAAGGGGAATTCTGAGCTCTgactaggggaaaaaaaaactactctgGGTTACAAATTATGGTCTCATATTTTGGTGATTGCTTCTTTGGTGGCTTCATAGGAGGAGATTGAAGCTCAGATTAAGGCAGACAAAATCAAGCTGGCTCTGGAGAAGCTCAAAGAAGCAAAAGTGAAAAAGGTAAAGCAGGCACTGATTATCAATggtcatcagaaaaaaaaatggactggtTTTCTAAGTAACACTTTGTTGTGTGCTTTAGCTCGTGGTGAAGGTGTGCATGAACGACGGCAGCTCCAAAACGTTGATGGTGGATGAGAGGCAGAACGTCAGAGAGGTGCTGGACAACCTCTGCGAGAAGACGCACTGCGACTACAACGTAGACTGGAGCCTATACGAGACCAACCCAGAACTGCAGCTTGGTCAGCAGATGCACATTTCCTTTAATAGCACTAGCGCCAGCTATCATTCATTCCCGCTTATTTTTAACATTAGCTGATGTCCTGTCCtcattcaaaagaaaatgagGAAACGAGAATTTCCGTCTTGCCCGCATGATTGTTAAATTTAGCCGATCTGACGCGCGCGATGCTAATTGTAGCATTGCTACATGTCAACGTTTTGTGTGAGTTAGCCTGGCATGGTCGGAAAACAACATGAATGTTTGTCTAGAGTGAAGACAAAGACGGAGGGAGGCTTCCTCCAACTTTTGTTCAAGACAGATGACATTAAATAATCTCCACCAACACGACCCTAACACCCGACTAGCTTAACCTTTAAAGCCCGCCATGTGTCGGCTCTGCACCCGCCGCGGTTCAAAGTACAGTTGCGTGCTGCTTCCTGCTTCGCGTCCGACTAAATGCCTCAGGAAGGTGGCTATATACCACAACCGTGCCGGCCATTTCTCTGGTGCTCAGCTGTGATTGCTCAAGTGCACATAAGCACatggtgtgtctgtgtgagggCGTCTAAAGCGGCTTTTGATGGTCGAATTAGTCCTATTGGAAGACTTTGTACTTTTTGGACATCTTCCCATATTCCTTCAAGCCCATTCGGAACAGACAATGGTGCAATTGTATTGAAACTAGAACACTTTAAATGAAACAGATGCCAGGGTTTCACAAAAAGGTAAATACTTTAAATGAGACTTTTGAGTCAACCTTTCAAATGATGGTTTACAAcctgggttaaggtttcaagacCAAATTATAGTTCATtgcttctatttatttatttattgttgtggTGCTAGAGAGGACCTTTGAGGATCACGAACACCTTGTAGAGCCCCTCCTGGCTTGGACCAGGGACAGCGAGAACCAAATCCTCTTTCAGGAGAGTTCAGACAAGTATGAAGTCTTCAAAAACCCGCAGGTCAGTACCGTCAATGTAGAGCTCAATCCATGGATACAGTAGACTGATTGATAGGCCAGATCGTATTTCCACTGAGTGTCTTCTGTGTGCAGAAATTCTACTTGtggaagaaggacaagaaggTGCTGAAAGACATGAAGGAcaaagacaaggagattttGATCAAGGTACGTTGTTCTCTCGgtcattatttttgaatttgGACGTACTGTTGGTGTCACATTTGACCCATTttgacaacaattaaaaaaatatatttttaaacctgAAATTTGATGACTTAAAGTGATccaaaatacatccatccatctgttttctattccgcttatcctcataaggggaggcgggcacgctggagcctatcccagctgtctttggggcagtaggcaggggaaaccctaaactggttgccagccaattgcagggcacacgtagacgaacaaccattcgcgctcacaatcacacctagcgacaatttagtgttcctaaacctgccatgcatgtatttggaatgtgggaggaaactgaaatacccgcagaaaacccacgcaagcacagggagaacatgcaaactccacacaggaagggcggacgcggaatcgaaccctgcatcccTGTACTGTGAGCCTGACGTGCAAACCAATTTCACCGCCGTGACGCCCACCAACAGAAAATACACGTTCCCTTTTATCTTCAACATGAAGGATTAATCGTCCATTTAAAATCAGACAGCCAAAtaagaattttgaaaaaatcTATCGCTAATTTGATATAGTCAATTATGATAAGGATATTCTTGAACTGAAGCATACTATGTACACGAACAGTATGTAAAGTTgtctctctcaccccccccccccaccccccaacccctctcTGTAAACAGGAGAACTTCTGTGGGACGTCCATTATGGTGCCCGACTTAGAAGGGGTCCTGCACCTCAAAGAGGATGGCAAGAAGTCGTGGAAGCCCCGCCTCTTCCAGCTCAGAGCCTCCGGAATTTATTACGTGCCCAAAGGCAAGACCAAGGTCAGGGTTCAAAGGCCTGGGAATCAGTCACCCATTTTCTACTCGCCTACCACTACATATTGATTTTTATATACTGGACCGAGACAGCTCACTAAAATGTCCACTAATCACTATCGAGTCATAAATCATTTGTAAGAAATGTTTAATCCCGAGCGAGGGATTATTATCACAAGGATTATATGACATAGatctgttgtctttttttttcctcctcctcagtcGTCTCGTGACCTGGTGTGCTTCGTGCAGTTCGACAACGTCAACGTTTACTACGGAAAAGACTTCCGAGCAAAGCATAAAGCGCCCAGTGACTTTTGCTTTGTGCTCAAAGTAAGGCAAACGACCCCAAACGACCGATGTACAAAAAGTGTATCACGTGAATGTCAGGTTTACGAATGGAAAATAGTGAGCTATTTATTTCTGGTACTTTGTATTCaggaatgtttgtttgtgtgtagcaTCCGCAGATCCAGAAGGACTCTGAGTACATTAAGTATTTGTGCTGCGACGACGCCTGGACCATGAACCTGTGGGTCACTGGAATACGCATTGCAAAGGTATTTCTTCttatgacgacgatgatgtcaTCAACATTGTTCATTATATGAAACGCGTGTCTCGCAGTACGGCTCCAACTTGTTTGAAAACTTCAAAACAGCCGAGAAGAAGGCGGCCGTCGGTTCCGCGTGGGCAAGCTGCAGCGTTACGTCAGGCCAAAGTaaacgcacgcgcacacccgCAACATGTGCACGGGTCaccttttaacatttttttaaattctggttTCACAGAACAATCGCAAAGCCAGGTCGCCAACGGCCACGCAAACAACATGtcaccttctcctcctcctcctccacccccacAAGGCGAAGACTTCCCCCCaccaccgcctcctcctcctcaacttGGCCATACCCTCCCCCCAGCACCTCCCCCTCTTGCCGCAACACTCCCGCCACCCCCTCACCCACTTGGTGGAAccttcccccctcctcctcctcttggcgCAACCCTaccgccaccccctcccccacttggCGCAACCCTaccgccaccccctcccccacttggCGGAAGCCTacccccaccacctcccccaCTTATCGGAACTCAAccccctccgccgcctcctcctcctcctctaccAGCTCCCAACTGTGCATTCGCTTGTCCTCCTCTTCCAAACAAATCTTCCCCCAAACCTGCCCCCCAAACACGACGTCCAACGACTAAACTCCCGCTGCCTCCCCGGGCCGCAGATAACCTtccccctccgcctcccccTCCGCCACCCGTCGACGACTCCCCGCCGGActtcctccctccacctcctccgGCGGCCAACTTTGGCTCGCATCCACCTCCTCCGCCACCTGTGAAGACCCTACCGCCTCCCCCGCCTCACATGAAAACCCTACCGCCTGCTCGTCCAAGTTTCAAGAGCACGAAcctgccgccgccacctcccgaTCCGGGATTTTTACCGCCTCCGCTCACGGGGGTGCcgcctccaccaccacctcctccgccccctcccACAATGGCTGCCGCTGCCCCACAAAGGGCTCCGGTGAGGCCTTCTGGGTCGTTGAAAAAGATGCCGCCACCTCCGCCTAAGAGGTCTACGCCTTCTCTTCATGGAAGAAGAGATGGCGAT carries:
- the apbb1ip gene encoding amyloid beta A4 precursor protein-binding family B member 1-interacting protein — its product is MDDIDAMFSDLLGEMDLLTQSLGQESAPPPSSPPEAEQEVNLSIGFTDLNASLNELEDNDLDALMADLVADLNATEEKLAAEIGGLKEPQPEPFPPPSVGPASSNPPLSSDSSTAFPSSTASTLPPPPPQSSKPTMEEIEAQIKADKIKLALEKLKEAKVKKLVVKVCMNDGSSKTLMVDERQNVREVLDNLCEKTHCDYNVDWSLYETNPELQLERTFEDHEHLVEPLLAWTRDSENQILFQESSDKYEVFKNPQKFYLWKKDKKVLKDMKDKDKEILIKENFCGTSIMVPDLEGVLHLKEDGKKSWKPRLFQLRASGIYYVPKGKTKSSRDLVCFVQFDNVNVYYGKDFRAKHKAPSDFCFVLKHPQIQKDSEYIKYLCCDDAWTMNLWVTGIRIAKYGSNLFENFKTAEKKAAVGSAWASCSVTSGQKQSQSQVANGHANNMSPSPPPPPPPQGEDFPPPPPPPPQLGHTLPPAPPPLAATLPPPPHPLGGTFPPPPPLGATLPPPPPPLGATLPPPPPPLGGSLPPPPPPLIGTQPPPPPPPPPLPAPNCAFACPPLPNKSSPKPAPQTRRPTTKLPLPPRAADNLPPPPPPPPPVDDSPPDFLPPPPPAANFGSHPPPPPPVKTLPPPPPHMKTLPPARPSFKSTNLPPPPPDPGFLPPPLTGVPPPPPPPPPPPTMAAAAPQRAPVRPSGSLKKMPPPPPKRSTPSLHGRRDGDRRDGDRGDGDGGGGGDFMSELMRAMQKKRDPH